A genomic window from Deltaproteobacteria bacterium includes:
- a CDS encoding iron-sulfur cluster assembly accessory protein — MITVEPHAAEQAKTLLAKLGKPNIRVRVLSGGCAGLEYKIEPADAPSSEDLSFQADGFQILVDRRSIIYVAGSHLTYESSLMQSRFKLVNPNATGCCSCGESFSV, encoded by the coding sequence ATGATTACTGTAGAACCACATGCGGCGGAGCAGGCGAAGACGTTACTCGCCAAGTTAGGGAAACCGAACATCCGCGTGCGGGTGTTGTCGGGTGGGTGCGCGGGATTGGAATATAAGATCGAACCGGCGGATGCCCCGAGCAGTGAGGACTTGAGCTTTCAAGCCGATGGTTTCCAGATATTAGTCGATCGGCGCAGCATCATCTATGTGGCTGGTTCCCACCTGACATATGAATCAAGTCTGATGCAATCGCGTTTCAAGTTGGTCAATCCGAACGCCACAGGCTGTTGCTCTTGTGGGGAATCATTCTCCGTATGA